In Candidatus Krumholzibacteriia bacterium, the sequence GTGGGCGGCGCGGTGCCCGGGGCGCCCAACGCCGTCGTCCTGGTGCGCGTCACCGAGGCCGCCAGTGCAGGAGGGGCCCCATGACCACGGCACAAGGGTATTCCGCTGCCGGGGAGGAAACGGAAAAGGTGCCCTTGCCGGAGGCGCTCTTCGCCGCCGAAGTGCACACCCACGTCCTCTACGAAGCGGTGAAGTCCTACCTGGGCAACCAGAGGCAAGGGACGCACAAGACCAAGAACCGCCACGAGGTCTCGGGGCAGAAGTCGAAGCTCTACCGCCAGAAGGGCACCGGCCGGGCCCGCGCCGGCTCGGCCACCTCGGGGACCCGCGTGGGCGGCGGCCGCATCTTCGGCCCGCGCCCGCGGGACTACCGCACGCAACCGCCGGCCAGGGTGCGGCGGATGGCGTTGTGCTCGGCGCTCTCGGATCGCGCCGCCGGCGCCCAGGTGCGCGTGGTGGACGATCTCAAGCTGGAGGCGCCGAGCACGAAGAGCGTGGCCAAGCTGCTCGCCGGCATGGGCCTCGCGGCCCAGCGGGTGCTGCTGGTGAGCTCCCGGGACGACAGCAACCTTTTCCTCTCCTGCCGCAACGTGCAGCGGTTGCAGCTGCAGCGGGCACAAGAGCTGAACGCCTACACGGTGCTGCGGGCCGAGACGCTGGTCATCGAGAAGTCGGCGCTGCAGACGCTGGAGGAGGTGTTCGGCCGATGAACGCCGAGCAGATCATCCTCGGTCCGGTGGTGACCGAACGCAACATGATGCTGCGAGACGAGCAGAACAAGTACGCCTTCCACGTGCACCCGCGCTCGACGAAGCCGGAGATCAAGAAAGCGGTGGAAGAGCTCTTCAACGTCAGCGTCGTCGCGGTGACCACGATGAACGGCATGGGCAAGATCAAGCGCATGGGCCGGCACGTCGGGCGGCGCTCGGCTTGGAAGAAGGCCATCGTGCGGGTGGCCCCGGGGCAGAAGATCGACATCTACGAGGCCGTGTAACGGCGGCGGCGCGGAGGAGAGCAGGATGCCACTGAAGAAGTTCAGACCGGTGACTCCGACTCTACGGTTCAAGACCGTGTCGGACTTCGCCGAGGTCACGCGCAGGGCCCCGGAGAAAACGCTCCTCGAGCCGTTGCAGAGCAGCGGTGGCCGCAACAACCTGGGACGCATCACCTCGCGGCACCGCGGCGGCGGCCACAAGCGCATGTACCGGCGGATCGACTTCAAGCGCGAGAAGGAAGGCGTCCCGGCGCGGGTGGTGTCCGTCGAGTACGACCCGAACCGCAGCGCCCGCATCGCCCTGCTGCACTACGCCGACGGCGAGAAGCGCTACATCATCGCCCCCGTCGGTCTCGAGGTGGGGCGCACGGTGATGAGCGGCACGGCGGCGGAGTTCGAGCCGGGGAACAGCATGCCCCTCGCCAAGATCCCGGTCGGCACCGTGGTGCACGCGGTGGAGCTGGTGGCCGGTAAGGGCGCCCAGCTGGCGCGCAGCGCCGGCACTTCGGCGCAGCTCATGGCCAAGGAAGGCGACTACGCCCAGCTGCGCCTGCCGAGCGGCGAGATGCGCAAGGTGCGCATCGAGTGCCGCGCCACCATCGGCCAGGTGGGCAACCTGGAGCACGAGAACATCTCCATCGGCAAGGCCGGGCGCTCGCGCTGGCTGGGCCGGCGGCCGCAGTCCCGCGGTGTGGCCATGAACCCCATCGATCACCCCATGGGAGGCGGCGAGGGCAAGACCTCCGGCGGCCGCCATCCGTGCAGCCCGTGGGGCTGGAAGACCAAGGGGTGGCGGACGCGGAAGAAGAAGACCTCGGACCGGTTGATCATCCGGCGGCGCTACCAGAAGTAGGAGCGAGGAACATGGCACGTTCGCTGAAGAAAGGGCCCTTCGCCGACGAGCATCTCGTGCGGCGGATCCAGCTGTTGAACGAGAGCAGCGAGAAGCGCGTGCTCAAGACCTGGTCGCGCCGCTCCACGATCCTTCCCGAGTTCGTGGGTCATACGCTGGCGGTGCACACGGGCAACCGTTTCATCCCGGTGTACATCACCGAGAACATGGTGGGGCACAAAGTCGGCGAGTTCGCGCCGACCCGCACCTTCCGGGCGCACACGAGCAAGACGCGGGCCCAGATGGCCGGCGGCAAGAAGTAACGGAGAAGGCGATGGAGGCGAGAGCCAGTCTGCGCTACTCGGGGATCCCGGCCAACAAGATGCGGGCGGTCGCCGATCTGGTGCGCGGCAAGGATGTGGACGTGGCGCTGCACACCCTGCAGTTCGTCACCCGGGCGGCGGCGCTGCCCATGCGCAAGCTCATCGAGTCGGCGGCGGCCAATGCCAAGGAGAAGGCCGCGGCGGTGGACCGCCGCTTCGAAGCGGACCGACTGTTCGTAAAGAGCGTCATCGTGGACGAGGGCCCGACGATGAAGCGCTTCCGGCCCCGCGCCCAGGGACGGGCCTACCGCATCCGCAAGCGTTCGTGCCATGTGCTCCTGGTCCTGGAGGAGCACGAGGGGAAGGTGGCGGCCAAGCCGCCGGTGGGGAAGACGAAGGCCGCAGCAGCGGCCCCGGTGCCGGAAGAAAAAGACAAGAAGAAGAAGACGAGCCGCGCTCCGCTCCTGCGGCGCGGGCGAGCCAAGAGCGCCGCGGCGGCGAAGTAAGGAGGTCCCCGTTGGGGCAGAAGACTCATCCAGTCGGTTTTCGGCTCGGCGTGATCCGCACCTGGGGGTCCCGGTGGTTCGCCCGCAAGGAATACGCCGACTGGCTCCTGGAGGACCAGAAGACGCGCCGTTACATCCGCACCCGCTTGCGCAAGGCCGGCATCGCCGCCATAGAGATCGAGCGCGCCCCGAAGAAGGTGTCGATCAACATCCATGCGGCGCGCCCGGGCATGGTCATCGGCCGCAAGGGCAGCGAGGTGGACAAGCTGCGCGACGAGTTGCGCAAGCTGACGGGCAAGGACATCTATCTCAACATCATCGAGGTGAAGAAGCCGGAGAAGAACGCGCAGCTGGTGGCGGAGCACATCGCCCTGCAGCTGGAGCAACGCGTCTCCTTCCGCCGGGCGATGAAGAAGACCATCTCGTCGGCGATGCGCATGGGCGTGCTGGGCATCAAGGTGGTGTGCTCGGGCCGCCTGGGTGGCGCCGAGATGTCCCGGGTGGAGAAGTACCACGAGGGCCGGGTGCCGCTGCACACCCTGCGTGCGGACATCGACTACGCCACCGCCACGGCGCGCACCACCTTCGGCGCGATCGGCGTCAAGGTCTGGGTCTACAACGGCGAAGTCTTCCCGCGGGACTTCAAGCGCCAGCTGGCCGGAGACCGAGGAGACGAGGTGACGGCCGATGCTGGCGCCTAAGCGCACCAAGCACCGCAAGATGATGAAGGGCCGGCGGCACGGCCTGGCGTACCGCGGCTCCAGCCTCGCCTTCGGCGAGTTCGGCTTGCAGACCCTCGACCCCGCCTGGATCGACACCCGGCAGATCGAGGCCGCCCGCATCGCCATCACCCGGCACATCAAGCGCGGCGGCAAGCTGTGGATCCGCATCTTCCCGGACAAGCCGCTGTCGAAGAAGCCCGCCGAGACCCGCATGGGCAAGGGCAAGGGCAACCCGGAGTTCTGGGTCGCGGTGGTGAAGCCCGGGCGCATCCTCTTCGAGCTCGAAGGGGTGACGCCGGAGATCGCCCGCCAGGCCTTCCGCCTGGCCGGGAGCAAGCTGCCGGTGCGCACCAAGTTCCTCCAGGCCGAGGGGAGGCACGCGGCGTGAAGACCAAGGAAGTGCAGGAGCTGCGCGACATCCCGGCGGCGGACCTGCAGCTCAAGCACGAGGAGCTGGTGACGCAGTACTTCCGGCTGCGCATCAAGCACAGCCTGGGGCAGCTCGAGGATCCCATGGTTCTCCGCCGCACCCGGCGGGACGTCGCCCGTGCCAAGACGCTGCTCGCCGAGCGCGGCATCGCCGCCACGATCCGGCGCCGGCATCGCACCGCCGCCAAGGCGGCGAAGGGATCGAAGGACAAGAAGGACGAGGGATAGCGCATGAACACACGGGGCCGCTTGCGCACTCGCGTCGGCGAGGTCGTGAGCAACAAGGCGCAGAAGACCGCCACGGTGCGGGTGGAACGCATGGTGAAGCATGCCACCTACGGGCGCACCGTACGCCGGAGCATCACGCTGCACGTACACGATCCGGAGAACCAGTGCCAGATGGGGGATCTGGTGCGGGTCGCCGAGACGCGGCCCTTGTCCAAGACCAAGCGCTGGCGCCTGATGGAGATCCTGCGCCGCGGTGGCGAGAAGCATGCCCTGCCCGCGCTGGAGGAAGGGGCATGATCCAGCAGGAGACGATGGTGATCGTCGCCGACAACTCGGGGGCGAAAAAGGCGCAATGCTTTCGGGTCCTCGGGGGCACGAAGCGCCGCTACGCCTACCTGGGCGACGTCGTCGTCTGCGCGGTGAAGCAAGCCATCCCGGGGGGCGCGGTCAAGAAGGGGCAAGTGGTCAAGGCGGTGGTGGTGCGTACGACGAAGGAGCAACGGCGCAAGGACGGCACCTACGTGCGCTTCGACGAGAACGCCGTCGTCCTCATCAACGACAAGCTGGAGCCGATCGGGACCCGCATCTTCGGGCCCGTGGCCCGCGAGCTGCGCGAGAAGCGCTTCATGAAGATCGTCTCCCTCGCGCCCGAGGTGGTGTGACATGCACGTGGCGAAGGACGACACGGTCGTCGTGCTCTCCGGCAAGTATCGCGGCAAGATGGGACGGGTGCTGCGGGTGCTGCCGGACAAGCTCAAGGTGATCGTGGAGCACGTCAACATGGTGAAGCGGCACACGAAGGCTGTCCCGGCCAAGGGCGTGAAGGGCGGCATCGTGGAGAAGGAGGGTCCCATCCACGCCAGCAACGTGATGGTGGTGGACCCAACCACGGGCAAGCCGACGCGGGTGGGACACAAAATCCTGGCCGACGGCAAGAAGGTGCGCATCTCCCGCCGCAGCGGCGAGATGATCGGCAAGGAGAGGTAGGTCATGGCGAAGGACCCGGCCGCCAAGGGCGAGAAGAAGAGCGGCAAGAGCGACGCGCCGCGGGGCGAGGGCAAGGGTAAGGGCGAGGGCAAAGGCGAGGGCAAGGGCAAGGCCAAGGGCGACAAGGGTGCCAGGCCCAAGAAGGCCGAGGGCGCCAAAGCCGCGGTCCAGGTCGGGCCGCCGACGCCGCCGCGGCTGCGCCAGTTCTACAAGGACAGCGTGGTGCCGGCGATGATGCAGCGCTTCAGCTACGGCAACCGCATGCAGGTGCCGCGGCTGGAGAAGATCGTGGTGAACATGGGCGTCGGCGAGGCGCTGAGCAACTCCAAGGTGCTCGACGCCGCGGTGGAGGACATGCGCAAGATCACCGGCCAGCAGCCACAAGTGACCCGGGCGCGGAAGTCGATTTCGAACTTCAAGCTCCGCGAGGGCGTGCCCATCGGTTGCCGGGTCACCTTGCGGGGGGCGCGCATGTACGAGTTCTTCGACCGCTTCGTCAACGTGGCGCTGCCGCGTATCCGCGACTTCCGCGGCGTGGCCAGCAAGAGCTTCGACGGGCGGGGCAACTACACCCTCGGGTTGAAGGAGCAGATCAACTTCCCCGAGATCGATTACGACAAGATCATGCAGCTCCAGGGGATGGACATCACCTTCGTCACCAACGCCCGGAGCGACGAGGAGTCGAAGGAGCTGCTCAGCCTGATGAACATGCCGTTCCGCAAGTAGGAACGGTCCGAGAGGAGTACGCGTGGCGAAGAAAGCACTGATCGCCAAGTCTCAGAGGAAGCCGCGGTTCAAGGTGCGGGGGTACAACCGCTGCCGGCGCTGCGGTCGCCCGCGCGGGTACCTCCGGGACTTCGGGATGTGCCGCATCTGTTTCCGGGAGCTCGCCTTGCGCGGCGAGATTCCCGGCGTGATCAAGGCGAGCTGGTAGCCGCCAGCGCCGGCGGCCGTTTGGCCCTGCGCGCCGTGACTTGAAGGAGATCACTGCCATGTCCATGACCGATCCGATCGCCGACATGCTGACGCGTATCCGCAACGCTGGGCGCGCCAAACACCGGCGAGTGGATGTGCCGGCATCGAAGATGAAGGCCTCGATCGCCAAGATCCTGGAGGAAGAGGGCTACATCCAGGGCACCCGCCTGCTCAAGGACGGGCCCCAGGGGACGCTCCGCATCTTCCTCAAGTACAACGACATGCGGGGTGAGAGCGCGATCCACGGCCTGCAGCGGTTGAGCATGCCGGGGCGGCGGGTGTACGTCTCGCGCGAGACCATGCCCCGCGTCCTCGGCGGCTACGGTGTTTGCATCGTCAGCACCTCGCAGGGCCTGATGACCGGGATCACGGCGCGCCAAAAGGGCATCGGCGGCGAGCTCGTGTGCCAGGTCTGGTAGGAGGAGAGCCATGTCGAGGATCGGACGCATGGTGATTGCGGTGCCCCAGGGCGTGCAGGTGGCGATGGAAGGCACCACTTTCGTCTCCAAGGGACCGAAGGGGCAGCATCGCCAGCCGGTGCATCCGGAGATGGCGGTGGAGATCGCCGGCAGCGAGGTCCGGGTGACGCGGCCCACCGAGCAGACGCGGCACCGGGCCCTGCACGGCCTGACCCGGACGCTCGTCGCCAACAGCGTGCGCGGCGTCTCCACCGGCTTCATCAAGAAGCTGGAGATCCGCGGCGTCGGCTACAAGGCCGAGGTGCAGGGGCGCAAGTTGATGCTGTCGGTGGGCTACTCGAACCCGGTGGAGTTCCCGCTCCCCGAGGGCATCGACGTCAAGGCGGAGGCGCCGACGCTGCTCGCGGTGAGCGGCGTGGACAAGCAGCAGGTGGGCCAGGTGGCGGCGGAGATCCGCGGCATCCGGCCTCCCGAGCCTTACAAGGGCAAGGGGATCCGGTACGAAGGCGAGCACGTGCGGCAGAAGGCCGGCAAGACGGCCGGAAAGTAGCGAGGAACGGACAATGAGCCAGCCCAAAGTGGAAGGACGGAAGCGGCGGCACGAACGGGTGCGCCGCCGCGTGCGTGGCACGGCAGCCCGCGCCCGTCTCGTGGTCTTCCGCAGCGAGCTCCACATCTACGCCCAGATCGTGGACGACGCGCAGGGGCGCACGGTGGCGTCGGCGTCGAGCCTGAAGCTCGGCGAGGTCGCCCGCGCCGAGGGCGAGAGCAAGAGCCTGGCGCAGGCGCGCGCCGTGGGCCAGCTGCTGGCGCAGCGCGCCAAGGAAAAGGGTGTCCAGGCGGTCATCTTCGACCGCGCCGGTTACCGCTATCACGGCCGCGTCGCGGCCCTGGCCGAGGGCGCCCGCAAGGGCGGCCTGCAGTTCTAGGGGGAACGCTTTGGCAAGACACGAACGGGAGCGCGAGAAGCGCGAGAAAGGCGACATCGTCGAGAAGGTGATCGCCATCCGCCGGGTCGCCAAGGTGGTCAAGGGCGGGCGGCGTTTCAGCTTCAACGCCCTGGTCGCGGTGGGCAACGGTTCGGGCCGGGTCGGCGTCGGCCTGGGCAAGGCCAACGAGATCGCCGATGCCATCCGCAAGGCGAGCGAGGCGGCGAAGCGCAGCCAGGTGGACATCCCCATGGTGGGCTCGACGATTCCCTATAAGATCCTCGGGCGCTACGGCGCCGGCCGGGTGCTGCTCAAGCCCAGCGCTCCCGGCACCGGCGTGATCGCCGGCGGTCCGGTGCGCGCCATTCTCGAAGCCGGCGGGGTACACGACATCCTCACCAAGGCGCTGGGGACGAGCAACCCGCACAACGTCACCAAGGCGACGATGAACGCACTCGGGCGGCTGGAGAGCGCCACCGACGTGGCGCGGCGCCGGGGCATCAGCGTGCAGCGCATGTTCGGCTTGCCGGAGCGCCCGGCGCGCCGGCCGAAGGGCGAAGGCGCGACCAAGGTCGAAGCCGGTGCCGCCGAGGTGAGTGGAGGCGAACCGGCATGAAGGTGCGCGTGACCCAGGTGCGCAGCCGCATCGGCACCAAGCCGGCGGCGAAGCGCACCCTCGATGCCCTCGGCTTGCGGCGCAACTACAGAAGCGTCGTGCTCGAGGACACTCCGCAGCTGCGCGGCATGGTGCGCCAGGTGGCGCATCTCGTGCGCGTCGAACCGGCGAAGGACAAGCCATGAAGCTGAACGAGATTCGTCCGAACCGCGGCGCCGTCCGCGACCGCAAGCGCGTCGGCCGGGGCACCGGCTCCGGCTGGGCCGGCACCGCCGGCAAAGGGCACAAAGGCGAGCAAGCCCGCGCCGGGCGCGCCAAGCGCAAGGCCTTCGAGGGCGGCCAGATGCCGATGGTGCGGCGGTTGCCCAAGTTCGGGTTCAAGAATCCCTTCCGGGTGGAGTACCAGGTGGTCAACGTGCGACTCCTGGAGCAGCGCTTCCAGGACGGCGACACGGTGGATGCGCCGACGCTGCTGGCCCACGGGCTCATGCAGAAGCCGCACCGGCCCATCAAGGTGCTCGGTGCCGGAGATCTGAGCAAGAAACTGGCAGTGCGCGTGGACGCCGTCAGCGCCAGCGCGCGGCAGAAGATCGAAGCCGCCGGCGGCAGCGTCGAGACGGTGACCGCACAGTAAAGGGAACCGGTCATGCTCCGGAAATTTGGCGACATGTTCGAGATCGCGGAGCTGCGGCAGCGGATCATCTTCACGGTCCTGCTGCTCATCGTCTACCGCATCGGGAGCCACATCACCACTCCCGGCGTGGACATCACCGTGCTCAAGGACTTCTTCGCCCGGGGCGGCGGTGGTGTCCTCGGTCTCTACGACTACTTCGTCGGCGGCAACCTGAGCAACGCCACCATCTTCGCCCTCGGCATCATGCCGAATATCAGTGCCTCGATCATCCTGCAGTTACTGCAGCCGGTGATCCCCTACCTGGAGCGGCTGTCCAAGGAGGGCGAGGAGGGCCGGCGCAAGATCAACCAGTACACTCGTTACCTGACCGTCGGGTTGGCGCTGTTCCAGGCCGTGGGCATCGGCCTCTTCCTGGAGCAGCTCGGCGTGGTGGCGCACCCGGGCTTCGGCTTCCGGCTGTTGACCATGATCACCATGACCGCGGGCACGATCTTCGTCATGTGGCTGGGGGAGCAGATCACCGAGCGGGGGATCGGCAACGGCATCTCGCTCATCATCTTCATCGGCATCATCGCGCGCTTCCCCGCCGAGATCATCAACACCGTGCGCTCGGTGTTCGTGGCCCAGACCCTCAACATCTTCGTGGGCGCCTTCCTGCTGGCGATGATGGTGGCGGTGACCGCCCTCACCATCCTCATCACCCAGGGGCAGCGGCGCATCCCGGTGCAGTACGCCCGGCGCATCGTGGGCCGGAAGATGTTCGGCGGCCGGCAGACGCACTTGCCGCTCCGGATCAACACCGCCGGCGTCATCCCCATCGTCTTCGCCCAGTCGATCATCGTGCTCCCTGGTTCGATGGCGGAGTTCATGCGCAACAACCAGTTCGCCCAGGATCTGGCCTTCGTCCTGCGCCCGGGGCACTGGGTGTACCTCACCCTGTACGTGGTGACGATCCTGTTTTTCACCTACTTCTATACCGCCATCGTCTTCAACCCGATGGACATCGCCGAGAACATGCGCAAGAACGGCGGCTTCATCCCGGGGATCCGGGCGGGTAAGTCCACCGCCGAGTTCATCGACCGGGTGCTGAGCCGGATCACCTTGCCCGGCGCCGTCTTCCTGGCCTTCATTGCGGTGCTGCCGGACATGCTGATCCGTCGCGCCGGCGTGCCGTTCTATTTCGGCGGTACGGGCCTCCTGATCGTGGTGGGCGTGGCGTTGGACACGCTGCAGCAGATCGAGTCGCATCTGCTGATGCGGCATTACGACGGCTTCCTGAAGAAGGGGCGGCTGCGCGGCCGCAGCGGCTTCTAGGGCAGGTGAGCCGTGCGCATCGTGCTCCTCGGAGCACCAGGTTCGGGGAAGGGCACGCAGGCGGCGTTGCTCAAGGAGATGTACGGGATCCCGCACATCTCGACGGGCGACATCCTGCGGCAGGAAGTGGCGGAGGGAACGGAGCTGGGGCGGAAGGCCGAGAGTTACATGGCGGATGGCGCGCTGGTGCCGGACGCGCTCATCCTGGAGATGATGGAAGCGCGGTTGCTCCAGCCCGACACCCGGCGCGGCTGGCTCCTGGACGGTTTCCCCCGCACGGTGGAGCAGGCGGAGGGGCTGGCGACGCTCACGGCCCGCATCGGCCAGAAGGTGGACGCCGGGGTGATCTTGCACGTGGACCCGGAGGTCGTGGTGCGGCGGCTCTCCGGGCGGCGGGTGTGCGACTCCTGCCAGGGCGTGACCAGCGTGCGCGAGGTGCAGGGAGGCGCCTGCCCGCTCTGCGGCGGCAAGCTGTCGCTGCGGCCGGACGACGAGCCCGAGGTGGTGCGCCGGCGCATCATCGTGTTCGACAAGCAGACGCGGCCGGTGTTCGAGTTCTTTCGCCGGCGCTACGACGTGATCGATGTGGACGCCTCGCGAACCATCGACGAAGTGACGGAGGCCCTGCGGCGTGCACTGGACCGATACGATCATCCTTAAGTCGCCGGCGGAGATCGAGCTGATGCGCAAGGCCGGCGCCATCGTGGCGGCGGCGCACGACCTGGCCGCACGTCTGGTGCGGAGCGGGGTGAGCACGCAGGAGCTGGACCTGGCCATCGAGGACCACATCTTGAGCCTGGGCGGGAGCCCTTCGTTCAAGGGGTACCTGGATTACCCGGCGTCGAGCTGCATCTCGGTGAACGAGGAAGTCGTGCACGGCATCCCGGGGCCGCGGCAGCTGCAGGAGGGCGACATCGTCGGCGTCGACATCGGCGCCATCTGGCAGGGCTATCATGGCGACGCGGCGCGCACCTTCGCCGTGGGCCAAGTGAGCGAGGAAGCGCGGCGCCTCATGCAAGTGACGCGGCAGGCGCTCTTGCTCGGGATCGAACAGGCGCGGGTCGGCAACCGGTTGTCCGATATCTCGCACGCCATCCAGACCCATGCCGAGACCGCGGGCTACTCGGTGGTGCGCAGTCTGGTGGGGCACGGCATCGGGCAGCAGCTGCACGAGAAGCCCCAGGTGCCGAACTACGGGCCGCCGGGACGGGGCCCTCGCCTGCGGGCGGGGATGGTGCTGGCGCTCGAGCCGATGCTGAACGTGGGGGCGCCGGAGGTCTACACCAAGACCGATCGGTGGACGATCGTGACCCTGGACGGCCAGCTGTCGGCGCACTACGAGCAGACGGTGGCGATCACCGACGACGGGCCGCTGGTGCTGACAGGCCCGCTGCACACTGGGTTGGATGGAGAGTCGTTTGCCTAAGCAAGAGGGTGTGACGGTCGAGGGTACGGTGGTGGAGGCTTTGCCGAACGCCATGTTCCGAGTGAAGCTCGATAACGAACACGTGGTCCTGGCGCACATTTCGGGGAAGATGCGCATGTACTTCATCAAGATCCTCCCTGGTGACAAGGTCACGGTCGAGCTGTCGCCCTACGACCTGAGTCGCGGTCGGATCACGTACCGCTACAAGTGAAGGCCCGCGGCAAGCCGCCGGCGGTGCCCGTGGAGGAGGAGGGTCGCCCATGAAGGTGCGAGCTTCGATCAAGAAACTGTGCGACAAGTGCAAGATCGTGCGCCGTGAGGGCGTCGTGCGCGTGATCTGCTCCAACCCGCGCCACAAGCAGCGCCAGGGCTGAGGGCGCTGCGCCCGTCCGGGCCGTGGCCCGGCGGTGTCCGAGAGGAGGACGGCTTTGCCTCGTATCGCAGGTGTGGATCTCCCGGCGGAGAAGCGCGTCATCGTGGCGCTGACCTACATCTATGGCATCGGCCGCAACACGTCGGAGCGCATCCTGAAGAAGACCGGGATCGCCGCAGACGTGCGCGCCAAGAACCTGAGCGACGCCGACACCGGCAAGCTCCGGCAAGTGATCGAGAACGAGTACAAGGTGGAGGGCGCGCTGCGCGGCGAGATCGCCATGAACACCAAGCGACTCATGGACATCGGCTGTTACCGGGGGCTGCGGCACCGGAAGGGCTTGCCCGTGCGCGGCCAGCGCACCCACACCAACGCCCGGACGCGCAAGGGGCCGAAGCGCCGGCCGGGCGCCAAGAAGAAGTGACGCGGAGGTCGCCCAGTGGCTGAAGTTACGAAGAAGAAGAGCAAACCGCGCAAGAAGGAAAAGAAGGCGCTGCCGGCACGTGGCGTGGCCCACGTGAAGTCGACCTTCAACAACACCATCGTCACCATCACGGACCCGACGGGGGCGGTGGTGGCGTGGGCGAGCTCGGGCAAGATGGGCTACAAGGGCTCGCGCAAGGGCACGCCCTTCGCGGCGCAGCTGGCCGCCGAGTCGGCGGCGCGGGAGGTCCTTGCCCAGGGCATGCGCAAGGTCGAGGTGTGGGTCAAGGGCCCCGGGTCGGGCCGCGAAGCCGCGATCCGCAGCCTGCAGGCGGCGGGGCTCGAGGTGAACGGCATCAAGGACGTCACGTTGACGCCGCACAACGGTTGCCGGCCGCCCAAGCGGCGCCGGGTGTAAGGTTGCCGGCCGCCCGCGCGGCGCCCGGTGTCATGGTTTCTCTGGAGGTTCTGTCCGCATGGCTCGGTACACGGATGCGGTCTGCAAGCTCTGTCGCAGGGAGGGCGTGAAGCTCTTCCTCAAGGGCGACCGCTGTTTCTCGGAGAAATGCGCCGTCGACCGGCGGGCGTACGCCCCGGGCGAGCACGGCGCGGAACGGCGCCGGCCGCGCAAGATGTCGGAGTACGGCACGCAGCTGCGGGAGAAGCAGAAGCTGCGCCGCGTCTACGGCGTCTTGGAACGCCAGTTCCGGCACTACTTCGACCGCGCCACGCGGATGGAGGGCGTCACCGGCGAGCGGCTGCTGCAGCTGCTCGAGCGCCGGCTGGACAACGTGGTCTACCGCATGGGGTTCGCCCCGTCGCGGCCGGCGGCGCGGCAGCTCATCCGGCACGGGCACATCCAGGTGGGGCCGCGGAAGGTCAACATCCCGAGCTTCCGGGTGCGGCCGGGCGACGTGGTCGCGGTGCGTGAGCGGAGCCGGCAGCTGAGCCTCGTGCACGAGGCGTTGAAGAGCGCCGAGATGCGGCCCAAGGTCTCGTACATCGACGTGGATCGTGGCAAGCTCACCGGCACGTTCCTGATGCTGCCGAGCCGGGCCGAGATCCCGGTGCCGGTGGAAGAACAGATGGTCGTGGAGCTCTACTCGAAGTAAGGAGAGCCCGTTCGTGCCCGCGCGGGGTGCGCGGGCGGAGTCGAGGCCCGCGGTGGGTCGGCTGCAGCGGGGATGGGCGCGGCAGCGCGGCGCCGGGGGCCGGAAACAGTGGGCCGTTGAGCCAGACGGCCGCACGTTCCCTGAGGAGTCGTCATGAAGTGGAAACCGGTTTTGATGCCCCGGAAGATCGAGCTCGAGGGTACGACGTCGAGCGCGACGCACGGCCGTTTCGTCATCGAGCCCCTGGAGCGCGGCTTCGGCACCACGCTGGGCAATGCGCTGCGGCGAACCCTGCTGTCGTTGCTGCAAGGCGCGGCGGTGACGGCGGTGAAGTTCGACGGCGTGTTGCACGAGATGAGCACGATCCCGGGCGTGGTCGAGGACGTCACCGACATCGTCCTCAACATCAAACAGCTCGTCATCCGCCACCTGGGGGACGAGCCCAAGTGGCTGCGCCTGGAGAAGGAAGGTCCCGGGGTGGTCACCGCGGCGGACATCCAGGCGGATCACGAGA encodes:
- the rpsM gene encoding 30S ribosomal protein S13, giving the protein MPRIAGVDLPAEKRVIVALTYIYGIGRNTSERILKKTGIAADVRAKNLSDADTGKLRQVIENEYKVEGALRGEIAMNTKRLMDIGCYRGLRHRKGLPVRGQRTHTNARTRKGPKRRPGAKKK
- the rpsK gene encoding 30S ribosomal protein S11 — translated: MAEVTKKKSKPRKKEKKALPARGVAHVKSTFNNTIVTITDPTGAVVAWASSGKMGYKGSRKGTPFAAQLAAESAAREVLAQGMRKVEVWVKGPGSGREAAIRSLQAAGLEVNGIKDVTLTPHNGCRPPKRRRV
- the rpsD gene encoding 30S ribosomal protein S4, whose protein sequence is MARYTDAVCKLCRREGVKLFLKGDRCFSEKCAVDRRAYAPGEHGAERRRPRKMSEYGTQLREKQKLRRVYGVLERQFRHYFDRATRMEGVTGERLLQLLERRLDNVVYRMGFAPSRPAARQLIRHGHIQVGPRKVNIPSFRVRPGDVVAVRERSRQLSLVHEALKSAEMRPKVSYIDVDRGKLTGTFLMLPSRAEIPVPVEEQMVVELYSK